From one Anabas testudineus chromosome 21, fAnaTes1.2, whole genome shotgun sequence genomic stretch:
- the pttg1ipb gene encoding PTTG1 interacting protein b codes for MLSVGFARFAMSGVSRAPVVLCVLTLCLWIFCVRAQTPTPSPASTPCALRSNISCEECLLNVTCLWCIPTQQCLDYPVRNILPPNSVCPLSDARWGVCWVNFQILIITMSVLAGIIIIAILVCCFCCCKCERIGNKREEEKAERQTRVRRARQKARRTEMQLRHDEIRQKYGLAKDNPYARMDDR; via the exons ATGTTGTCCGTGGGCTTCGCTCGCTTCGCGATGTCGGGAGTTAGCAGAGCTCCGGTCGTACTCTGTGTcctgactctgtgtctctggatCTTCTGTGTCCGGGCGCAGACGCCGACTCCTTCTCCAGCCTCCA CTCCTTGTGCCTTGAGATCCAACATCAGTTGTGAGGAATGTCTGCTCAATGTGACA tgcCTGTGGTGCATACCAACCCAACAATGCCTCGACTACCCAGTGAGGAACATCCTGCCCCCCAACAGTGTCTGTCCTTTATCTGATGCACGATGGGGGGTCTGCTGGG TAAACTTCCAGATTTTGATCATCACCATGTCCGTGCTGGCTGGCATTATTATCATTGCCATTCTTGtttgctgcttctgctgctgcaagtGTGAAAGAATTGG aaacaagagagaagaggaaaaggcagAGCGGCAAACTCGTGTGAGGAGAGCTCGCCAGAAAGCCAG AAGAACAGAAATGCAGTTGAGGCATGATGAAATCAGGCAGAAATATG GTCTTGCAAAGGATAACCCCTACGCTCGTATGGACGATCGTTAA